A window of the Candidatus Krumholzibacteriota bacterium genome harbors these coding sequences:
- a CDS encoding DUF3857 domain-containing protein → MKRSMTVSGILIIVSALLSFSSSLRAEKMGISGRHDLDQLWSRAREIFDPAGFDAIVLLESEGVSLMEKGDLKRKIHRVVWISTGVAIHEHADLRIPYNSNGSSMKVLKLRTWRGGRWWPDEKKISDTAVVETVPHALALADDYSTVRETMLLHDGIELPCILETEYEITGAGEANDGCDGLFIFARRDPVVMSAFSLDLPPGAGVRFATGNGTGDPEIAALEGGGKRYRWMMEDPGRLSASLDEDHTSYAPYLAWSTWKDWKALASKIMDSFNGAADPGASLADTAAARARYEPGTLSKMRKIASLVDEFTTNIAYDAKLWSFSPRPAVRTYETAYGHSLDRAVLAASLMRSIGIEAWPFYRSAGTGDIDMTVPGLSRFGDIMLIAGEGEVTAVYDPSTGRVTGRTGILTGRTVFMCGEDGDTPSRFKPVHAGKTGLFELTLTIDAGMDKEAKGKGYLNASNILSPYDDMAGLGGQAPSYLGRLAGAVLPGAETESYDIELFSEHAVKIGFDFSGGVSEAGDGGRVSLIAGEPEGGIFSFLGRDVHLYQEKRESPVCLPSGMVQKISLVIETVGREVIYIPEEVSMENEAGSFLLTVRNEEGRLIVDRTLSIDIKTVPASMWPRLRTLLLEWTDQANRTVILK, encoded by the coding sequence ATGAAGAGATCAATGACTGTTTCAGGAATATTAATAATCGTTTCCGCTCTTTTGTCTTTCTCTTCGAGTCTCCGGGCTGAAAAGATGGGGATCTCCGGTAGGCACGATCTCGATCAACTCTGGTCGAGGGCGCGAGAGATATTCGATCCTGCCGGGTTTGACGCGATAGTCCTCTTGGAAAGCGAAGGCGTGTCGCTGATGGAAAAGGGCGATCTGAAAAGAAAGATCCACAGAGTTGTGTGGATAAGCACAGGGGTAGCCATACATGAACACGCCGATCTGAGAATACCATACAATTCGAACGGTTCATCGATGAAAGTCCTTAAGCTGAGGACCTGGCGCGGGGGAAGATGGTGGCCTGACGAAAAAAAGATAAGCGATACGGCAGTGGTGGAGACCGTTCCGCACGCCCTCGCCCTGGCTGATGATTATTCGACGGTCCGCGAGACCATGCTTCTGCACGATGGGATAGAGCTTCCATGTATACTCGAGACGGAATATGAGATAACGGGCGCGGGGGAAGCAAATGATGGATGCGACGGTCTTTTCATATTCGCCCGGCGAGATCCGGTCGTGATGTCGGCATTCTCCCTCGATCTACCCCCTGGCGCGGGAGTCAGGTTCGCCACGGGCAATGGAACAGGCGATCCGGAGATCGCAGCGCTCGAAGGAGGCGGAAAAAGGTACCGGTGGATGATGGAGGATCCGGGAAGGCTCTCCGCCTCGCTGGATGAGGATCATACTTCGTACGCGCCATACCTTGCCTGGTCGACCTGGAAGGACTGGAAAGCTCTCGCTTCAAAAATCATGGATTCGTTCAACGGAGCCGCTGATCCCGGCGCGTCGCTGGCCGATACCGCCGCGGCAAGGGCGAGATACGAACCGGGGACACTCTCGAAGATGAGAAAGATCGCTTCGCTTGTCGATGAGTTCACCACGAATATCGCCTACGACGCGAAGCTGTGGAGTTTTTCTCCGAGACCGGCGGTGCGGACCTACGAGACGGCGTACGGACACTCCCTAGATCGGGCCGTGCTTGCCGCTTCGCTGATGAGAAGCATCGGGATCGAGGCATGGCCGTTCTACAGGTCGGCAGGGACGGGCGATATCGATATGACGGTGCCTGGACTGTCGCGTTTCGGCGATATCATGCTGATAGCCGGCGAAGGGGAAGTCACGGCGGTCTATGATCCCTCAACGGGAAGGGTCACCGGCAGGACGGGTATTTTGACGGGCCGGACGGTATTCATGTGTGGAGAGGATGGCGATACTCCCTCGCGTTTCAAACCGGTCCACGCCGGGAAGACCGGGCTGTTCGAACTTACACTTACCATCGACGCCGGTATGGACAAAGAAGCGAAGGGAAAGGGATATCTCAACGCCTCTAATATACTGAGCCCTTACGACGATATGGCGGGGCTCGGCGGCCAGGCGCCCTCTTATCTCGGCAGGCTTGCCGGAGCGGTATTGCCGGGCGCTGAGACAGAATCATATGACATCGAACTCTTTTCCGAACACGCAGTAAAGATCGGGTTCGATTTCAGCGGCGGAGTTTCCGAGGCGGGTGACGGCGGCAGGGTGAGCTTGATCGCCGGTGAGCCGGAAGGGGGTATCTTCTCGTTCCTGGGAAGAGACGTACATCTGTACCAGGAGAAAAGAGAATCTCCCGTCTGCCTTCCCTCAGGAATGGTCCAGAAGATATCGCTCGTGATAGAGACAGTAGGGAGGGAGGTCATCTATATTCCCGAAGAGGTCTCGATGGAGAATGAGGCGGGGAGTTTCCTGCTGACGGTGAGGAATGAAGAGGGCAGGCTCATCGTCGACCGGACCCTTTCCATTGATATAAAGACAGTCCCGGCCAGCATGTGGCCCAGGCTTCGGACTCTCCTTCTCGAATGGACAGATCAGGCGAACAGGACGGTGATATTGAAATAG
- a CDS encoding acetate--CoA ligase family protein: protein MLIQKIKPILERSKKAGWITEPDAMEILRVGGLDTTESTMAVNEEEAVAFAEKHGYPVVAKVVSPEIIHKSDVGGVVVGIDSEKKLRATFKRLSLLPGFTGAVVAEMARGIELIIGAKVDSQFGPVILLGIGGVGVEIYKDTAVRMAPLNEEDVSSMIAGIKGQQLIRGFRGSDPVDIGALTTLMIEFSDIVMELESYIDSVDLNPVICSGSRCVIADARMILKEKG from the coding sequence ATGTTGATCCAGAAAATAAAACCCATATTGGAACGCTCGAAAAAGGCCGGATGGATCACAGAGCCGGACGCAATGGAGATCCTTCGTGTCGGCGGACTCGATACCACCGAATCCACAATGGCGGTCAATGAAGAAGAAGCGGTCGCCTTCGCTGAAAAACACGGATATCCCGTTGTCGCCAAAGTCGTCTCTCCCGAGATAATCCACAAGTCGGATGTCGGCGGAGTCGTCGTCGGAATAGACTCCGAAAAGAAGCTGCGCGCAACATTCAAGCGCCTCAGCCTGCTCCCCGGTTTCACAGGCGCCGTCGTAGCCGAGATGGCCAGGGGGATAGAACTGATAATAGGAGCTAAGGTAGACAGCCAGTTCGGCCCGGTAATCCTGTTGGGGATCGGCGGCGTGGGAGTAGAGATATACAAAGATACCGCGGTAAGGATGGCGCCGTTGAATGAAGAAGATGTCTCATCGATGATCGCCGGCATAAAGGGACAGCAGTTGATCAGGGGTTTCAGGGGATCCGACCCGGTAGATATCGGCGCTCTCACCACCCTGATGATCGAATTCTCAGATATAGTGATGGAACTCGAATCTTATATCGATTCTGTCGATCTCAATCCGGTCATCTGTTCCGGTTCAAGGTGCGTCATCGCCGACGCGAGAATGATCCTGAAAGAGAAAGGCTGA
- a CDS encoding PEGA domain-containing protein, producing the protein MVSDRGFRTIPNPYIVGNPIEDKKMFFGRLDDFEFIRKKVTANRQGGIIVLCGSRRSGKTSILFQINQGRLGDDFLPVLIDMQSVTVQSDREFLEIIAREIDAVLEGSGSLVDEGFQSRLEANPLLAFNEFTGRLNEKIAGRNLILMFDEYELFETHIERQRFSKDVLNLMAYWMENNEGVYFLFTGSDKLEKRNPEYWESFLGKALHRRISFLSHADALRLISEPVKDIVKYDKGVTGKIFELTAGQPFYTQVICQSLVDHLNESGKNTVSEEDIDDVVEEIIENPLPQMIFSWSSMTQIERIVLSIIAELSKEDSEVVTSDDMLSFIESEKIGYNVDPNKLREAAERLFHQDHLFKDQDTEGYTFRMDLWRRWTIRMHSIWQVLDEITADGAQLEEGILPVRKRLKAVIVTAFFAAAVIIAASVLYSINVRERGRVAGLAVRQDSTRLSVDTEPAGAQIFVDRTFVGLSPVRETVPAKRSALRVTLAGYREFEDSVDLEKDLPYERMIDLEEETGSIMISSFPEGAEVVLDGNRVETRTPIRFDSLSVNVLHKCRVMLPGYYVHEFNGIELTADSVTTLFHRFSRMLHPLTVISEPAGAKILIDGVERGHAPVSISRIEEGEHLLSAVLEGYYDKSSQITVPVDENQVRIDLVLLPPGDLVLEILPYAELWIDGQLVDSDAVNYRVSLRPGRHEIELRHPVFGNLKETVILVSGETLTRTFNLERK; encoded by the coding sequence ATGGTTTCTGACAGAGGATTCAGAACGATACCAAACCCGTATATTGTCGGCAATCCCATCGAAGACAAAAAAATGTTCTTCGGTCGGCTCGATGATTTCGAGTTCATAAGGAAAAAAGTCACCGCCAACCGGCAGGGCGGTATAATCGTACTCTGCGGATCGCGAAGGAGCGGCAAGACCTCTATCCTCTTCCAGATAAACCAGGGCAGGCTGGGTGATGATTTTCTTCCCGTATTGATAGATATGCAATCGGTCACGGTCCAGAGCGACAGGGAATTCCTCGAAATAATCGCGAGGGAGATAGACGCCGTCCTGGAAGGTTCCGGTTCGCTGGTAGACGAGGGATTTCAGTCGCGGCTTGAAGCGAATCCTCTTCTAGCCTTCAATGAGTTCACCGGGAGACTCAACGAGAAGATAGCCGGCAGGAACCTGATCCTGATGTTCGACGAGTATGAGCTTTTCGAGACGCATATCGAGCGCCAGCGATTCAGCAAGGATGTCCTCAATCTGATGGCGTACTGGATGGAAAACAACGAAGGAGTCTATTTTCTCTTTACCGGCTCGGACAAGCTTGAAAAAAGGAATCCTGAATACTGGGAATCGTTTCTCGGTAAAGCCCTTCATCGAAGGATCAGTTTTCTCAGCCATGCCGACGCTCTGAGGCTGATCAGCGAACCGGTGAAAGATATCGTCAAATATGACAAGGGAGTCACCGGGAAGATCTTCGAACTTACGGCGGGCCAGCCATTTTACACCCAGGTCATATGCCAGTCCCTGGTCGATCACCTCAACGAATCAGGCAAGAATACGGTCTCTGAAGAGGATATTGACGATGTGGTCGAGGAGATCATTGAGAATCCGCTACCCCAGATGATTTTTTCATGGAGTTCGATGACGCAGATCGAAAGGATCGTTCTTTCGATCATAGCCGAGCTGAGCAAGGAAGATTCAGAGGTTGTCACTTCCGACGACATGCTCTCTTTTATCGAATCCGAGAAGATCGGATATAATGTCGATCCAAACAAGCTCAGGGAAGCGGCGGAAAGACTTTTTCACCAGGATCATCTTTTCAAGGACCAGGATACCGAAGGTTATACTTTCAGGATGGACCTCTGGCGGCGCTGGACGATCCGGATGCATTCGATATGGCAGGTCCTTGATGAGATAACCGCCGATGGAGCTCAGCTCGAAGAAGGGATATTACCTGTCCGTAAAAGACTCAAAGCGGTAATAGTGACGGCTTTTTTTGCCGCGGCGGTCATTATCGCCGCTTCCGTGCTCTACAGTATCAACGTACGCGAACGCGGCAGGGTCGCCGGGCTCGCGGTCAGGCAGGATTCCACGCGGCTGTCCGTCGATACAGAACCTGCCGGAGCCCAGATATTCGTCGACAGGACTTTCGTCGGGCTCTCTCCCGTGCGCGAGACGGTTCCGGCGAAGAGGTCGGCGCTGAGAGTGACACTTGCAGGGTACAGGGAGTTTGAGGATTCAGTCGATCTTGAAAAGGATCTTCCTTATGAAAGAATGATCGATCTGGAAGAAGAGACAGGATCGATCATGATCAGTTCTTTTCCGGAAGGAGCAGAGGTCGTTCTTGACGGGAACAGGGTGGAGACTCGTACGCCGATAAGATTTGATTCTCTTTCGGTCAACGTCCTTCATAAATGCCGGGTGATGCTGCCCGGATATTATGTCCACGAATTCAACGGGATCGAACTGACCGCCGATTCCGTCACTACACTTTTTCACAGGTTCAGCAGGATGCTTCATCCGCTTACGGTCATCTCCGAACCGGCGGGGGCGAAAATCCTGATAGACGGAGTCGAGCGCGGACATGCCCCCGTCAGTATTAGCCGTATTGAAGAAGGAGAGCATCTGCTTTCCGCTGTCCTTGAAGGTTACTATGACAAGAGCAGTCAGATAACAGTGCCGGTGGATGAAAACCAGGTAAGGATAGATCTGGTCCTTCTTCCGCCGGGAGACCTCGTGCTGGAGATACTTCCTTACGCCGAGCTCTGGATCGACGGGCAGCTGGTCGATAGCGACGCGGTCAATTACCGGGTCTCATTAAGGCCTGGCAGGCACGAGATCGAATTGCGGCATCCCGTCTTCGGAAATCTGAAGGAAACGGTTATCCTGGTCTCTGGCGAGACGCTGACGAGAACATTCAACCTGGAGCGGAAGTGA
- a CDS encoding tetratricopeptide repeat protein, translating into MFSFFSRSRDLTRALSIFLTMTFLFSIAPVCAQEPEDRIFAIWEEIGLLRARGDYGKAEEILEQVLIDYVDDEFVLRRAWNLLVHTRFKMNDDESAMETARMALERFPDLTVNTAILPASMNDTYDELRSSMYGSLEVTGPEGAVLFLDADSLGTAPVKFEYIRTGMYLLTASKKGYHSRADTVRIDPSETLTFGMTLDRRKDTRWWLYRIVPAAAAVALIIYLTRPDNSSTPVEQPLPWPPDPPQ; encoded by the coding sequence ATGTTTAGTTTTTTTTCCAGGTCGCGGGATCTGACGAGAGCTTTGTCGATATTTCTTACCATGACATTTCTTTTTTCAATCGCTCCGGTCTGCGCCCAGGAACCGGAGGACAGGATATTCGCGATCTGGGAAGAGATAGGACTTCTGAGGGCAAGGGGCGATTATGGGAAGGCTGAAGAGATCCTCGAACAGGTCCTGATAGATTATGTCGACGACGAGTTTGTGCTGAGAAGAGCGTGGAACCTTCTTGTGCACACAAGGTTCAAGATGAATGATGATGAAAGTGCCATGGAGACGGCGAGGATGGCGCTTGAGAGATTCCCGGATCTGACAGTGAATACGGCGATCCTGCCGGCCTCGATGAATGATACTTATGACGAGCTTAGAAGTTCGATGTACGGTTCTCTCGAAGTGACCGGTCCGGAAGGAGCGGTGTTGTTCCTCGACGCCGATTCGCTCGGAACAGCTCCGGTTAAGTTCGAATATATCCGCACGGGAATGTACCTGCTGACAGCTTCAAAAAAAGGGTACCACTCCAGGGCGGATACGGTCAGGATCGATCCAAGCGAGACCCTGACCTTCGGCATGACGCTCGACAGGAGAAAAGATACCAGGTGGTGGCTCTACAGGATAGTACCTGCCGCCGCGGCCGTCGCGCTGATAATATATCTGACGAGGCCTGATAATTCGAGCACGCCGGTCGAGCAGCCGCTTCCCTGGCCCCCTGATCCACCACAATAA
- a CDS encoding CoA-binding protein — protein MDFRTLFEPKTMAVVGVSLTNDRHPANVIYNKNYFRYPVRVFAVNPKGGEYYKEKIYRKISDIPEKIDFAVIAVRADHVPPVLEDCVNKWVGGAAVISGGFDETGRTDLTEELRRIASEADFPIIGPNCLGIYSPDFVDSFFLPSERMVRPESGNIAIVSQSGGILVDQMVKFAGQGIGLSRAVSIGNKAVIDEIDLLKFFARDDRTDVIAFYVEGFSPGKGREFAHAASRCPKPVIIMKAGKSEAGTRAVSSHTASIAGDYTVFSSVMRQFGIVEALDEYEMLSFCEGLSSYPVSIRGRAGIVTASGGHGAVAVDRCSQGGLEIPSLAEDVQEEIRKNLSGSIQKIASLGNPLDLTGSARDDDFVVAARELSKNDDIDCILMLLLPYLPEVTSDVGARLGQLSQEENKPIIAYVPHVEKYKMIIEGFQLNRVPVAHSIEGAVLMVEAMKRCRTC, from the coding sequence TTGGATTTTCGGACCCTGTTTGAACCGAAGACGATGGCCGTTGTCGGAGTATCGCTCACTAACGACCGGCATCCGGCCAACGTCATATATAACAAGAATTATTTCCGTTATCCCGTCAGGGTCTTCGCCGTCAATCCGAAGGGTGGCGAATATTACAAGGAGAAAATATACAGGAAGATCAGCGACATCCCCGAAAAGATTGATTTCGCTGTCATAGCGGTGAGGGCCGACCATGTACCTCCCGTTCTCGAGGATTGCGTCAATAAATGGGTCGGGGGAGCGGCGGTCATCTCCGGAGGTTTCGACGAGACAGGCCGGACCGATCTCACCGAAGAACTGCGCCGGATCGCTTCTGAAGCCGACTTTCCGATTATCGGTCCGAACTGCCTCGGCATCTACTCCCCTGACTTCGTCGATTCTTTTTTCCTGCCGAGCGAACGGATGGTAAGACCTGAAAGCGGGAATATAGCGATCGTCAGCCAGAGCGGGGGGATCCTCGTCGACCAGATGGTCAAATTCGCCGGGCAGGGGATCGGGCTCTCCAGGGCCGTCAGTATCGGCAACAAGGCGGTGATCGACGAGATAGACCTTCTGAAGTTCTTCGCCCGCGACGACAGGACCGATGTCATAGCCTTCTATGTCGAGGGATTCAGCCCCGGCAAGGGAAGGGAATTCGCTCACGCGGCAAGCCGCTGCCCCAAACCGGTAATCATAATGAAAGCGGGGAAGAGCGAAGCGGGAACCCGCGCCGTCTCAAGCCACACAGCTTCGATCGCCGGCGATTACACCGTCTTTTCCTCTGTCATGAGACAGTTCGGCATCGTCGAAGCTCTCGATGAATACGAGATGCTCTCATTCTGCGAGGGGTTGAGCAGTTATCCCGTTTCGATCAGGGGAAGGGCCGGGATCGTAACGGCGAGCGGGGGTCATGGAGCAGTCGCTGTCGATCGTTGCAGCCAGGGCGGCCTTGAGATCCCCTCTTTGGCCGAGGATGTCCAGGAAGAGATAAGGAAAAATCTCTCTGGAAGCATTCAGAAGATAGCATCACTCGGTAATCCTCTCGATCTGACAGGTAGCGCCCGCGACGACGATTTCGTGGTCGCAGCGAGGGAACTGTCCAAAAACGACGATATAGATTGCATCCTGATGCTTCTTCTTCCCTATCTGCCCGAGGTCACGTCCGATGTTGGCGCCAGGCTCGGCCAGCTTTCCCAGGAAGAGAACAAACCGATCATCGCGTACGTCCCTCACGTGGAAAAATACAAGATGATCATCGAGGGGTTCCAGCTTAACAGGGTCCCTGTGGCGCACTCGATCGAAGGAGCGGTACTCATGGTCGAGGCGATGAAAAGGTGCAGGACATGTTGA